From one Oceanimonas doudoroffii genomic stretch:
- a CDS encoding LysR family transcriptional regulator gives MNVRHLTFRLLQVYVAVVRLGSVSRAAAQLHLTQPTVSQQLKRLAEAVGEPLLDTHMKPTFIGTELYHAALDALSRFEDFGGFLQDARQGTRGGFSIGVVTTAKYILPRLLGPFNRQFPGVEVSISVGNRGYILERHRHQQDDLYLFSHPPAGEHTLSARFIHNPLVLLTPPDHWALQRPPTDFAALLNERFLLREPGSATRLVFEEWLRSRNLQLKRVMQIESNEVIRMSVEQGLGLAVLSEHTLMEGQHRLGRPAVPGFPLGSYWYLVCHGNRRLPYPAANFVRFVNEHLARCVDERHIHNDLDALLAHIG, from the coding sequence ATGAATGTTCGCCACCTGACCTTTCGCCTGCTGCAGGTGTATGTGGCCGTGGTGCGGCTGGGCTCGGTGTCCCGGGCCGCGGCCCAGCTGCACCTGACCCAGCCCACGGTCTCGCAACAGCTCAAACGCCTGGCCGAGGCGGTGGGCGAGCCGTTGCTCGATACGCACATGAAACCCACCTTTATCGGCACCGAGCTCTACCACGCCGCCCTTGACGCCCTGTCCCGCTTTGAGGATTTTGGCGGCTTTCTGCAGGATGCCCGTCAGGGTACCCGCGGCGGCTTCAGCATTGGCGTGGTCACCACCGCCAAATACATATTGCCGCGCCTGCTGGGCCCCTTTAACCGTCAGTTTCCGGGAGTGGAGGTGTCCATCAGCGTGGGCAACCGGGGCTACATTCTGGAGCGCCACCGTCACCAGCAGGATGATCTCTACCTGTTCAGCCATCCGCCTGCTGGCGAGCACACCCTGAGCGCGCGCTTTATTCACAACCCGCTGGTGCTGCTGACCCCGCCGGACCACTGGGCGCTGCAACGGCCGCCAACCGACTTTGCGGCGCTGCTGAACGAACGCTTTCTATTGCGGGAACCGGGCAGTGCTACCCGGCTGGTGTTTGAAGAGTGGCTGCGCAGCCGCAACCTGCAGCTGAAGCGGGTGATGCAGATAGAGAGCAATGAGGTCATTCGCATGAGTGTGGAGCAGGGCCTGGGGCTGGCGGTGCTGTCGGAGCATACCCTGATGGAAGGCCAACACCGGCTGGGCCGCCCGGCGGTGCCCGGATTTCCCCTGGGCAGTTACTGGTATCTGGTGTGCCACGGCAACCGCCGCCTGCCCTACCCCGCCGCCAACTTTGTGCGCTTTGTCAATGAA
- a CDS encoding sodium-dependent bicarbonate transport family permease gives MPDIVVAFFALGVVAGLARSDLQVPKAAYDTLGILLMLTIGFKGGLALHGNLHWQLVPELLAVASLGVVIPLLCYPLARRLLRLDQANSASLAAHYGSVSAGTFAVALAYAQTLQLEIAPETTLYLVLLELPAIIVAISLYKRLAGQSDGASHGSVWHEALTSRGVVLLTGGVLIGYFYGPERAAPVSELFIHAFKALLALFLLEMGLCAAKALTPIPWRRWPVMLFALVAPLVLASLGAFAATALELPAGSALILVALVASASYIAAPAAIGAAIEKADIGLAMLASLAVTFPFNVLVGIPLYARWLAA, from the coding sequence ATGCCGGATATAGTAGTGGCGTTTTTTGCGCTGGGCGTGGTGGCGGGGCTGGCCCGCTCGGATTTGCAGGTGCCCAAGGCGGCTTACGATACGCTGGGGATTCTGCTGATGCTGACCATCGGCTTTAAAGGTGGACTGGCGCTGCATGGCAACCTGCATTGGCAACTGGTGCCGGAGTTGCTGGCGGTGGCGTCGCTGGGGGTGGTGATTCCGCTGTTGTGTTATCCGCTGGCACGCCGGCTGCTGCGCCTGGATCAGGCCAACAGCGCCAGCCTGGCGGCCCACTACGGCTCGGTGAGTGCCGGCACCTTTGCGGTGGCGCTGGCCTATGCCCAGACCCTGCAGCTGGAAATCGCCCCGGAAACCACCCTCTACCTGGTGTTGCTGGAATTGCCCGCCATCATAGTGGCCATTTCCCTGTATAAACGGTTGGCGGGGCAGAGTGATGGCGCAAGTCACGGCAGCGTATGGCACGAGGCTCTCACCAGCCGGGGCGTGGTGTTGCTGACCGGTGGCGTGCTTATCGGTTATTTTTATGGCCCCGAGCGGGCGGCACCGGTGAGTGAGCTGTTTATTCATGCCTTCAAGGCGCTGCTGGCGCTGTTTTTGCTGGAAATGGGCCTGTGTGCCGCCAAGGCGCTCACGCCCATCCCCTGGCGGCGCTGGCCGGTGATGCTGTTTGCCCTGGTCGCCCCCCTGGTGCTGGCCAGCCTGGGCGCCTTTGCCGCCACGGCCCTGGAGCTGCCGGCGGGCAGTGCGCTGATCCTGGTGGCGCTGGTGGCCAGTGCGTCCTATATCGCCGCCCCGGCGGCCATCGGCGCCGCCATTGAAAAGGCCGACATCGGCCTCGCCATGCTGGCGTCGCTGGCGGTGACCTTTCCCTTTAACGTGCTGGTGGGCATACCCCTCTATGCCCGCTGGCTGGCGGCCTGA
- a CDS encoding putative transporter small subunit — translation MSELTLGAYILIWPALTLWVLIMICRGVWKDIVAARKENRELV, via the coding sequence ATGAGCGAACTGACCCTGGGGGCCTATATTCTGATCTGGCCCGCCCTCACCCTCTGGGTATTGATCATGATCTGCCGCGGCGTATGGAAAGACATCGTCGCCGCCAGGAAGGAAAACCGCGAGCTGGTGTGA
- a CDS encoding sodium:solute symporter family protein — MILELYQFSSTTVLLLLAAFYGGTYLITTFIKKEQEDTDAFMVSNHSVGFGMGAASMTATWIWAASFYAAATSGYTYGVSGPLHYGLWGALMILFIYPFGRRFRALAPNAHTLGEVIHARHGSSSQLILAFSNLLGSIISLMVNFTAAGALVSVLSPLSFQTGVIIAGVGVLSYTLWSGFRASVLTDFAQLIALMAIAVVIIPAVLFAMGGPAEVMNGFDHLTSEQANLFSTDAILHQGAPYFVAVLAYAIGNQTISQRLFAVNEKHIKPTFLTATLGYGAIVIGLGMIGLMALTTGVEPLNGDMNNLIPQMVSSYLPPVFIGLFFILVIGSLSSTADSDLSALSAIVMADVYGKNIARGKADPRRMLFIGRLTMVVATMLGIVFASFSLDILVMLVFVGALWGAIVFPVIASCFWSRVTNRAFTSSVIVALIMFCAARFELLPMTGVVAMLFELLASIGGGVVIGLMAFGFFGRHVGFIAGIIAGLALMVFATGFLREYTVLLSSLVAYGVSTLVCVLVSLLDNQKFDFELIKKRVGNYDDRFEAASPAAVKPTRLAKES, encoded by the coding sequence ATGATCTTGGAACTCTACCAATTTTCCAGCACCACAGTGTTGCTGCTGCTGGCCGCCTTTTACGGCGGCACCTACTTAATCACGACCTTCATCAAGAAGGAACAGGAAGACACCGACGCCTTTATGGTGTCCAACCACAGCGTAGGCTTTGGCATGGGCGCGGCCAGCATGACCGCCACCTGGATCTGGGCCGCGTCATTCTATGCCGCCGCCACCTCGGGCTACACCTACGGGGTGTCGGGCCCGCTGCACTACGGCCTGTGGGGCGCGCTGATGATACTGTTCATCTATCCCTTTGGCCGCCGCTTTCGTGCCCTGGCGCCCAACGCCCATACCCTGGGGGAAGTGATCCACGCCCGTCATGGCTCCTCCAGCCAGCTGATCCTGGCCTTTTCCAACCTGCTCGGCAGCATCATCAGCCTGATGGTGAATTTCACTGCCGCCGGCGCCCTGGTGTCGGTGCTGTCACCGCTGTCATTCCAGACCGGGGTGATCATCGCCGGGGTGGGCGTGCTCAGCTATACCCTGTGGTCGGGCTTTCGCGCCTCCGTGCTCACCGACTTTGCCCAGTTGATCGCACTGATGGCCATTGCCGTGGTAATCATTCCTGCAGTGCTGTTCGCCATGGGCGGCCCGGCCGAGGTGATGAACGGTTTTGATCACCTCACCTCCGAGCAGGCCAACCTGTTCTCCACCGACGCCATTCTGCACCAGGGCGCCCCCTATTTTGTTGCGGTGCTGGCCTATGCCATTGGTAACCAGACCATTTCCCAACGGCTGTTTGCGGTGAATGAAAAGCACATCAAGCCCACCTTCCTCACCGCGACGCTGGGGTATGGCGCCATCGTCATCGGCCTGGGCATGATTGGCCTGATGGCCCTGACCACGGGTGTTGAGCCCCTGAACGGCGACATGAACAACCTGATTCCACAGATGGTGTCCAGCTACCTGCCGCCGGTGTTTATTGGCCTGTTCTTTATTCTGGTTATCGGCTCGCTGTCTTCCACCGCCGACTCGGATCTGTCCGCCCTGTCTGCCATTGTGATGGCCGACGTGTACGGCAAGAACATTGCCAGGGGCAAGGCCGATCCCAGACGCATGCTGTTTATCGGCCGGCTGACCATGGTGGTGGCCACCATGCTGGGCATTGTGTTTGCCAGCTTCTCCCTCGACATTCTGGTGATGCTGGTGTTCGTGGGCGCGCTCTGGGGCGCCATCGTATTCCCGGTGATCGCCAGCTGTTTCTGGAGCCGGGTCACCAACCGCGCCTTTACCTCCTCGGTGATTGTCGCCCTGATCATGTTCTGCGCGGCTCGCTTTGAGCTGCTGCCCATGACCGGCGTGGTGGCCATGCTGTTCGAGCTGCTGGCCAGCATCGGCGGCGGCGTGGTGATCGGACTGATGGCGTTCGGCTTTTTCGGCCGCCACGTCGGCTTTATCGCCGGCATTATCGCCGGCCTGGCGCTGATGGTGTTCGCCACCGGTTTCCTGCGGGAATACACGGTACTGCTGTCTTCCCTGGTGGCCTACGGCGTCAGCACCCTGGTGTGTGTGCTGGTGAGCCTGCTGGACAACCAGAAATTCGACTTTGAGCTTATCAAAAAGCGCGTGGGCAACTACGACGACCGTTTCGAGGCCGCCAGCCCGGCGGCGGTTAAACCCACCCGCCTTGCCAAGGAGTCCTGA
- the purE gene encoding 5-(carboxyamino)imidazole ribonucleotide mutase yields the protein MQAKVAVIMGSKSDWPTMQGAAEIMDKLQVSYTVEVVSAHRTPDKLMEFGEKAVERGYQVIIAGAGGAAHLPGMVAAKTRLPVLGVPVQSKALSGLDSLLSIVQMPKGVAVGTLAIGTAGAFNAGLLASQMLANNDAELAERLEAFRLEQTSTVLGSPDPREDA from the coding sequence ATGCAAGCAAAAGTTGCCGTCATCATGGGCTCGAAAAGCGACTGGCCCACCATGCAGGGCGCTGCAGAGATCATGGACAAGCTGCAGGTTTCCTACACAGTGGAAGTGGTGTCGGCGCACCGCACCCCCGACAAGCTGATGGAGTTCGGTGAAAAGGCCGTCGAACGCGGTTATCAGGTGATCATCGCCGGTGCCGGCGGCGCCGCCCACCTGCCGGGCATGGTGGCGGCCAAAACCCGCCTGCCGGTGCTGGGTGTGCCGGTGCAGAGCAAGGCCCTGAGCGGCCTCGACAGCCTGCTGTCCATCGTGCAGATGCCCAAGGGCGTGGCCGTGGGCACCCTGGCCATCGGCACCGCCGGTGCCTTTAACGCCGGCCTGCTGGCCTCTCAGATGCTGGCCAACAACGACGCCGAGCTGGCCGAGCGGCTGGAAGCGTTCCGCCTCGAGCAGACCAGCACCGTGCTGGGCAGCCCGGATCCGCGGGAGGACGCATGA
- the purK gene encoding 5-(carboxyamino)imidazole ribonucleotide synthase: MSRIWVLGAGQLGQMLKHAGMPLNLDVRPIDIESEETFPLQAHEKVTAEREQWPETAATRQLAAHPAFVNLNTFPILADRYTQKSLIDKLGLATAPWQLVQSDTSAEDLHNVLGERVLLKRRTGGYDGRGQHWLREPGRDAIPDDWHEQAIAEQAIDFDEEASIVGMRGADGQCYFYPLTLNLHVNGILLGSVSPLARLAHLQQEAERMLGTLMNDLDYVGVMAMECFRVGDHLLINELAPRVHNSGHWTQSGANVSQFEAHLRAVAGLPLVEPTVKNTSVMVNLVGTERNDDWLSVPGAELYWYGKEVRPGRKVGHINFCLSNLADTKASLDRLEPMLPASYGIVLDWLRSQLN; this comes from the coding sequence ATGAGCCGTATCTGGGTACTGGGAGCCGGCCAGCTGGGCCAGATGCTGAAGCATGCGGGCATGCCGCTCAACCTGGACGTGCGCCCCATCGACATTGAGTCGGAAGAGACCTTTCCGCTGCAGGCCCATGAAAAAGTGACCGCCGAGCGCGAGCAGTGGCCCGAAACCGCCGCCACTCGCCAGCTGGCGGCCCACCCGGCCTTTGTGAACCTCAATACCTTTCCCATTCTGGCCGACCGTTACACTCAGAAGTCACTGATCGACAAGCTGGGGCTGGCCACTGCGCCCTGGCAGTTGGTGCAAAGCGACACCAGCGCCGAGGATCTGCACAACGTTCTTGGTGAGCGGGTGCTGCTCAAGCGCCGCACCGGTGGCTACGACGGCCGGGGTCAGCACTGGCTGCGTGAACCGGGCCGGGACGCCATTCCCGACGACTGGCACGAGCAGGCCATCGCCGAGCAGGCCATCGACTTTGACGAGGAAGCCTCCATCGTCGGCATGCGCGGTGCCGATGGTCAGTGTTACTTCTATCCGCTGACCCTCAACCTGCACGTCAATGGCATTCTGCTGGGGTCGGTATCACCGCTGGCGCGGCTGGCACACCTGCAGCAGGAAGCCGAGCGCATGCTGGGTACCCTGATGAACGACCTCGATTACGTCGGTGTCATGGCCATGGAATGCTTTCGAGTGGGCGATCACCTGCTCATCAACGAGCTGGCTCCCCGCGTGCACAACAGCGGCCACTGGACCCAGTCCGGCGCCAACGTCAGCCAGTTTGAAGCACACCTGCGTGCCGTGGCCGGCCTGCCACTGGTTGAGCCGACCGTCAAGAATACCAGCGTCATGGTCAACCTGGTGGGTACCGAGCGCAATGACGACTGGCTGTCGGTGCCCGGCGCCGAGTTGTACTGGTACGGCAAGGAAGTTCGCCCGGGCCGCAAGGTGGGCCATATCAACTTCTGCCTGAGCAACCTCGCCGATACCAAAGCCTCCCTCGACCGGCTGGAGCCCATGCTGCCCGCCAGCTACGGCATCGTGCTGGACTGGCTGCGCAGTCAGCTGAACTAA
- a CDS encoding efflux RND transporter periplasmic adaptor subunit: MAANGWRERLGRHKALTWALGLLLVVFWLWRGQVYQAANEAPVPGPAHPEHEFQLQVQAMAAEPYQPRVVLQGQLQAVRQLVVRARVEGTVENLPELGDAVHAGDEMLRLSIDDRKANLARAEAERALRMAELAAAERLKRKGLLAETDYLMRKSAAAEAEAALTQARLALEHSRPAAPFAGTVDARHVEAGDYVKAGDELLHLVDTSELKLMAYVPQQQVFGLAPGLPVTAVLLDGRELAGSLTFVASAADENTRSFAVEARFANPENARLVGASAELRISLPPRPAHRLSPALLALDESGRPGVHLVDAQNRLQLMPVTLLAITPEQAWVDGLPEHARVVVRGAGFVAEGNTVAVRELSQ; this comes from the coding sequence ATGGCGGCAAATGGTTGGCGTGAACGACTGGGCAGGCACAAGGCGTTGACATGGGCACTGGGCCTGCTACTGGTGGTGTTCTGGCTGTGGCGGGGCCAGGTGTATCAGGCGGCGAACGAGGCACCAGTGCCCGGGCCGGCCCATCCCGAGCACGAGTTTCAGCTGCAGGTGCAGGCCATGGCCGCCGAGCCCTACCAGCCCCGTGTGGTGCTGCAGGGGCAATTGCAGGCGGTACGGCAACTGGTGGTGCGTGCCCGGGTGGAAGGCACGGTTGAAAACCTGCCCGAGCTTGGTGACGCAGTGCATGCCGGCGATGAAATGCTCAGGCTCAGCATTGATGATCGCAAGGCCAACCTGGCCAGGGCCGAGGCCGAACGGGCGTTACGGATGGCCGAACTGGCCGCCGCCGAACGACTCAAACGCAAGGGACTGCTGGCCGAAACCGATTACCTGATGCGCAAGTCTGCCGCCGCCGAGGCAGAAGCGGCATTGACTCAGGCCCGGCTGGCCCTGGAGCACAGCCGGCCTGCCGCGCCCTTTGCCGGCACCGTGGATGCCCGCCATGTGGAAGCGGGGGATTACGTCAAGGCCGGCGATGAGTTGCTGCACCTGGTGGATACCAGCGAGCTGAAACTCATGGCTTACGTGCCCCAGCAGCAGGTGTTTGGCCTGGCGCCGGGGTTGCCGGTGACCGCCGTGCTGCTGGATGGCCGGGAGCTTGCGGGCTCGCTCACCTTTGTTGCCAGCGCCGCCGATGAAAACACCCGCAGCTTTGCGGTGGAAGCCCGTTTTGCCAATCCCGAGAACGCACGCCTCGTCGGCGCCAGTGCCGAGCTGCGTATCAGCCTGCCGCCACGCCCGGCCCACCGGTTGTCGCCGGCGCTGCTGGCGCTGGACGAAAGTGGCCGGCCCGGTGTGCATCTGGTGGATGCGCAAAACCGGCTGCAATTGATGCCGGTTACCCTGCTGGCCATCACACCGGAGCAAGCCTGGGTCGATGGCCTGCCCGAGCACGCCCGTGTGGTGGTTCGTGGTGCCGGCTTTGTGGCCGAAGGCAATACCGTCGCGGTGCGGGAGCTCAGCCAATGA
- a CDS encoding efflux RND transporter permease subunit, which produces MRALIEAAVYRSRATLLAFVLLLLGGVGAYQAIPKEANPDVTIPMMYVSMTLEGISPEDGERLLVRPMEQELRTLEGIKKMTSTASEGHASVMLEFDAGFDPKQALQEVREKVDSARSELPQEADEPVVHEINVALFPVLSVALSGPLAESELVMIARRLKDEIEGIAEVLEVDIGGDREDVLEILVDPQVLDGYGIDYTQLFNLVSRNNRLVAAGSLDTGAGRLAIKVPGVIEGLDDVLSLPLKVSGDRVVTFGDVATIRRTFKDPAGFARINGQPGLVLEVSKRAGANIIETIERVKALLDQARPLLPEGVAIDYIMDQSTQVETMLADLLNNVLTAVVLVLILILATMGARLAVMVGFTIPGAFFAGILIIWGIGFTMNIIVLFALILVAGMLVDGAIVVSELADRHLHEGQTPKEAWINAAHRMSWPVIASTITTLAVFMPLLFWPGVVGQFMQYLPATVIICLLASLFMALVFLPTMGGLGRVEHQPRKPVVVPGLRHYRGLLARLLRRPGLTLLGTLGLIALMYAGYARFNHGVEFFPDIEPDSAQLQVRARGDLSVYEKDALLRRVEAPLAGLTEVKALYARSFAMADSQMGSDVIGVLQFQFTDWYLRRPASAIRETMLARTADIPGVVLEFREQQMGPGTGKPVEIRLSGSDDSTLSAATDRLRHAMNELGGFADIEDDRSLPGIEWRLQVDREAAARMGADVLSVGNAVQLVTNGLLLASYRPEDATDEVDIRVRLPRHWRSVDQLSRLTLNTPRGQVSLSQFVTLTPAPKVGTLHRVDGRRTVTVKADIAEGFRLDERLQALQQAGVELPKGVALTVAGEDADQREAGQFLGTAFVVALLLMTLILVTQFNSLYQTALVLSAIVFSTAGVLMGLLLNGQSFGIVMVGMGIIALAGIVVNNNIVLIDTFNQLRAEGLSPVEAALETGCLRLRPVLLTAITTVLGLMPMVLGVNVDLLTPSLGLGAPSTQWWTQLSSAIAGGLAFATLLTLLLTPCMLVLGAGRSAVRSKE; this is translated from the coding sequence ATGAGGGCGCTGATTGAGGCTGCCGTATACCGCAGCCGGGCGACGCTGCTGGCCTTTGTGCTGCTGCTGCTGGGGGGCGTGGGGGCCTATCAGGCGATTCCCAAGGAAGCCAACCCCGACGTCACCATTCCCATGATGTATGTCTCCATGACACTGGAAGGCATCAGCCCGGAAGATGGCGAGCGCCTGCTGGTGCGGCCCATGGAGCAGGAACTGCGTACCCTGGAAGGCATCAAGAAAATGACGTCCACCGCCAGCGAAGGGCATGCCTCCGTGATGCTGGAATTTGATGCCGGCTTTGATCCCAAACAAGCGCTGCAGGAGGTGCGTGAGAAGGTCGATTCGGCGCGCAGCGAACTGCCCCAGGAGGCCGATGAGCCGGTGGTGCACGAGATCAACGTGGCCCTGTTTCCGGTGTTGTCGGTGGCGCTGTCGGGACCGCTGGCGGAAAGCGAACTGGTGATGATTGCCCGCCGCCTCAAGGACGAAATAGAAGGCATTGCCGAGGTGCTGGAAGTGGACATCGGCGGGGATCGGGAGGATGTGCTGGAGATTTTGGTCGATCCCCAGGTGCTGGATGGTTACGGCATTGATTACACCCAGTTGTTTAACCTGGTGTCCCGCAATAACCGCCTGGTGGCTGCCGGCAGCCTGGATACCGGCGCCGGCCGGCTGGCCATCAAGGTGCCCGGGGTGATAGAAGGGCTGGATGATGTGCTGAGCCTGCCACTCAAGGTCAGCGGCGATCGCGTGGTGACCTTTGGCGATGTGGCAACCATTCGGCGTACCTTCAAGGATCCCGCCGGCTTTGCCCGTATCAACGGGCAGCCCGGCCTGGTGCTGGAGGTGAGCAAACGCGCCGGCGCCAACATTATTGAGACCATAGAGCGAGTCAAGGCATTGCTGGATCAGGCCAGGCCGCTGCTGCCCGAGGGGGTGGCAATCGACTACATCATGGATCAGTCCACCCAGGTTGAAACCATGCTGGCGGATTTGCTCAACAACGTGCTCACCGCCGTGGTGCTGGTACTGATTTTGATCCTCGCCACCATGGGCGCGCGCCTGGCGGTGATGGTGGGGTTCACCATTCCCGGCGCCTTTTTTGCCGGCATTCTGATCATCTGGGGTATCGGCTTTACCATGAACATCATTGTGCTGTTTGCCCTGATCCTGGTGGCGGGCATGCTGGTGGACGGCGCCATTGTGGTGAGCGAGCTGGCCGACCGCCACCTGCATGAGGGGCAGACGCCCAAGGAAGCCTGGATCAATGCCGCCCACCGCATGAGCTGGCCGGTGATCGCCTCCACCATTACCACCCTGGCGGTGTTTATGCCGCTGCTGTTCTGGCCCGGGGTGGTGGGCCAGTTCATGCAGTACCTTCCCGCCACCGTGATCATCTGCCTGCTGGCATCGCTGTTTATGGCGCTGGTGTTTTTGCCCACCATGGGCGGCCTGGGACGGGTCGAACATCAGCCCAGAAAGCCGGTGGTGGTGCCCGGACTACGGCACTACCGCGGCCTGCTGGCCAGACTGCTGCGCCGCCCCGGCCTGACTCTGCTCGGCACCCTCGGGTTGATTGCGCTGATGTATGCCGGCTACGCCCGCTTTAACCACGGTGTGGAGTTTTTCCCCGATATCGAGCCCGACAGCGCCCAGCTGCAGGTGCGGGCCCGGGGCGATCTGTCGGTGTATGAAAAGGACGCGTTGTTGCGTCGCGTAGAAGCCCCGCTGGCCGGGCTCACCGAGGTCAAGGCCCTGTATGCACGCAGCTTTGCCATGGCCGACAGCCAGATGGGCAGTGATGTCATCGGTGTGCTGCAGTTTCAGTTTACCGACTGGTATTTGCGTCGCCCCGCCAGCGCCATTCGGGAAACCATGCTGGCCCGCACCGCCGACATACCCGGGGTGGTGCTGGAGTTTCGTGAACAGCAAATGGGGCCGGGAACGGGCAAGCCGGTGGAGATCCGCCTCTCGGGCTCCGACGACAGTACCCTGAGTGCCGCCACCGACCGACTGCGGCATGCCATGAACGAACTGGGCGGTTTTGCCGATATCGAAGACGACCGCAGCCTGCCGGGCATTGAATGGCGGCTGCAGGTGGATCGGGAAGCCGCTGCCCGCATGGGGGCCGATGTGCTCAGTGTGGGCAATGCGGTGCAGCTGGTGACCAACGGCCTGCTGCTGGCCAGTTACCGGCCGGAAGATGCCACCGACGAGGTGGATATTCGTGTGCGTCTGCCCCGGCACTGGCGCTCGGTGGATCAGCTCTCCCGCCTGACCCTGAATACTCCGCGGGGGCAGGTGTCACTGAGCCAGTTTGTGACCCTGACTCCGGCCCCCAAGGTGGGCACCTTGCACCGGGTGGATGGCCGGCGCACCGTGACCGTCAAGGCCGACATCGCCGAGGGATTTCGCCTTGACGAGCGGCTGCAGGCCCTGCAGCAGGCCGGAGTGGAATTGCCGAAAGGCGTGGCACTCACCGTGGCCGGCGAAGACGCGGATCAACGGGAAGCCGGGCAGTTTCTGGGCACCGCCTTCGTGGTGGCGCTGTTGCTGATGACGCTGATCCTGGTGACCCAGTTCAACAGCCTGTACCAGACCGCCCTGGTGCTGTCGGCCATCGTGTTTTCCACCGCCGGCGTGCTGATGGGGCTGCTGCTTAATGGCCAGTCCTTTGGCATTGTGATGGTGGGCATGGGCATCATTGCCCTGGCGGGCATAGTGGTGAACAACAATATCGTGCTGATCGATACCTTTAACCAGTTGCGGGCCGAGGGCCTGAGTCCGGTGGAGGCGGCGCTGGAAACCGGTTGCCTGCGGTTGCGCCCGGTGCTGCTGACCGCCATCACCACCGTGCTGGGGCTGATGCCCATGGTACTGGGAGTGAACGTGGATCTGCTGACCCCGTCGCTCGGTCTGGGGGCGCCTTCCACCCAATGGTGGACCCAGCTGTCCAGCGCCATTGCCGGCGGCCTGGCCTTTGCCACCCTGCTTACCCTGCTGCTCACCCCCTGCATGCTGGTGCTGGGCGCAGGACGTTCCGCGGTGAGGAGTAAGGAGTGA